The genome window CCATCTCTTTCGGCCGAGTATTTAAACGGATTATGGGTGTGACACCGGGGGACTACCGCAAGCAGAGTGGAAAACAAGGGGATCAATAATGATATTGGTCGTGTTAGAACACACGTTAGCGGGTGAAATCGATTAATCTTAGAAATATCTATGAAATCTCCTGTATGAGGGAATAGGGTTCGTACCTTATCGCCCTCTGCAGGAGATTTTTTGGATGCTCAACCACGATCTTGGGCCAGTGTAGCTGGTGCGTTAAGGAATTTTACGAGTGTCCTATACTAAGCAATATGACAATTCATTAATTTATAGGGCAGGAGTTGCATAGATGTACAAATACGGACAGCAAGTGTGGGGATCGGTAGATATCAGTAAACGGGTTACCATCACAGCAAGCAATAACACATTTACATTTAATGTAGATAACTCGTCATACACGATAACGCTGCCTGTTGGTACCTACACAACAAGTCAACAAAGGCATGAATCCGAACTTATTCAGGCCATTTCGAAGGCAGGGGCGGCTCAGAACATTCCAGTACGATTTATTTTGGGCGGAATGCATTATGATGAGAAGTATAATGTATTGATATTGGAACATACGGACACGAGCAACGAACATGTTATTGATCAATTTGTGGGAAATGCCATCGATACGTTGTTTGGTCAAGTGAAGTTTAATCTTCCGCCGAGGAATTAGTGAGTTCAATCGTTCTACAAGTGTTGTTAAACAAGGAGATCACATAAGATGTGGTCTCTTTTTCTTTCTTTTGAAGAAAGATTCATTGGAAAAAGGATTATTGCAAGCTGGGCGATGCCAGATAGCGTATGAGAATCCAATGAAATGCAACATATTGCGTTATCATAGTTTACATATAAGGCGTGAAAATTGTATATTGTCAGGAAATATGTTTATATATCGCGGTTTTTAACTAAAAAAACGTCATTTTTGCATTTTGAAAATAGTTTATTGTCTAATGTCGAATTCGTATGTAATGATTAGTGACATTCACAGGTGCAACGAAATGCACGAACCAAGTGGAGTGGCAATCATGTGAATCCATATCAGAGTGTGTGCGAAAGGGGAAAGGTCAAATGAGATTATTTCAAAGACGTAAGGCAGGCAAGGCAAGTTCAATCCTCGCAGTGGTAACAGCATTCACTCTATTATTATCCGCATGTTCATCAGGAAGCGAATCTGCATCTTCATCCGGAGAATCAGGTTCGGGGGAAAAAACGACTTTGAAAGTAGAAATCTTCGACCGGGGAAATACGCCGGCGGGCTACACCATTTCAGACAGTTATCTGACTCGCTTCATTCAAGAGAAGTTTGGTGATCCAAACAACATCGATGTTCAGTTTGTTCCGGTACCTCGCTCGGAGGAAGTACAGAAGCTTAACGTTCTGATGGCGAGTGGCTCTGAAGTACCTGATATCGTATTTACCTACGACTCAGGAACATTCAACCGATATGCAGAGCAAGGAGGTCTGACTGAACTTACCGATCTGCTCAATCAAAGCGGCCCTAACCTGAAGAAGTTCCTGGGTGATGAAACGCTGGCCTACGGTCAATACGATGGGCAACAGTTCGCGGTTCCGGGTAAACGTCTTGTACTTGGCAAATACGCATCCTATGTTCGTCAGGATTGGCTGGACGCACTCGGATTGCCTTCACCTGAGACAGCTGAGGAGCTGCATACCACATTGAAGGCCTTTAAGGAAAAAGATCCGGGTAAGGTGGGCACAGGACTTATCCCAATGGGGATGTCCATTGCTTCGGCTCAATATGAACCTCTGATCTGGTCATTCATTGAACCGCTGACGGAAGAACAAAAATATACATTAACACAACAACTGGGTTCCAATGACTATCCAACGTTGTTGCCGGGTTTCAAGGACGCCTTGAAATATATGAACACACTTTATAATGAAGGTTTGATGAGCAAGGACTTTGGACTCGACAAAGATAAGAAAAAGCTGTGGGAAGATGTATCTAACGGCAAAGTTGGATTTTACACCGAGGATGCAGGGGAGATTTACATCTCCGGTACGTACAAAAACCTGCAAACCAATCAACCAGGTGCAGTGATCACACCGATTGATGCATTCAAAAACTCCGAAGGCAAATTCGCCAAACCAGCATATGCTCCCAATGCGATGTATGTCATGATTCCAAAATCAAGCAAAAATGCGGAAGCAGCGATGAAGTACCTGGATTGGATGGCTTCTGACAACAACTTGTTCGACCTGCAATTTGGTGTTGAAAATGAGAACTATGAGCTTGTGGACGGTGTGCCACTGATCAAAGATGATGCTTCTCCTGAAATCGCAGGTCGTATCTATAATTCCGGTGACATTGCCATTATCGTCAATGGTAAATACGTTGGGGATGACAAGAAAAATGAAGAGGCTTATGTCGTACAGGTAGAATCGAAGTATCGGGATGATATGCGCAAGTCGGTAGCCATTTCCAACACGGACACGATTCAACCGGTACGCTTCTCCAAACCGATTGATGCAGAAGCGCGCTACGGTAACGGCCTGAAAGACAAGTTTATGGAGTTCTTCGTGAAAACAACCATTTCCAAACCGGCTGACTTTGAAGCGACGTATGACAGCATGATGAAGGATTACATGGCGAGCGGTGGTCAAGCAATCCTGGATGAACGTACAGAAGCTTACAAAGCGATGAAATAAGCAGAGTAGAGAACACATCTAATGTGAACGACAACAAAGAACAGGGATTTCATTAGGGCGATGGCAACATCGCCTTGATGAAGAATCCTGAATGACATGGGGGGAAGGTTTATGAAAACAAGCATCTATTTCCGCAGAAACTGGCAACTATATGCGTTGCTCCTACTGCCCATGATCTACTTCATTATTTTCAAGTATGGGCCAATGTATGGTGTGCAGATTGCGTTCAAGGATTTTAACTTCTTCCAAGGGATCTCTGGTAGTGAGTGGATTGGCTTGGATGCATTCAGAGAAGTGTTTCAAAATCAGGGGTTTTACACGGCATTACGCAACACGTTGGTACTAAACATGCTGGATTTATTGGTTTCCTTCCCGGCGCCGCTTATACTGGCCATCTTATTATTCGAGCTGAAAAAGGCTTGGTTCAAAAAGATGGCACAGACGTTGCTCTACATTCCACACTTTATCTCATGGGTTATTATTGGAGGGATCGTGCTTCAGGTTTTCGGAACGCAGTCCGGTTTCATCAACAATATCTTGATGAGCATGGGGTTTGATCCATTGCCATTCCTTTCAGACAAAAACTATTGGCTCTTCACGTATCTTGCGGTAGGCGTGTGGCAGAGTGCAGGGTGGGGAACGATTCTGTATCTGGCATCCCTGACAGGCATTAACCGGGAACTGTATGAAGCGGCAGAAGTGGATGGAGCAAGTCGGCTGCGCAGAATCTGGCACATATCCTTGCCCGGCATCAAAACGACGATTGTTACCTTATTGATCATCAATGTCGGCAACATGATCTCCATCGGCTTCGACCGACCGTTTATTATCGGAAATGTGGCTGTACGTGAATACTCGGATGTGCTCAGCACGTTTGTCTATCGTGTCGGTTTACAATCTGGTCAGGTCACGCTTGCAACAGCTGTAGGTTTGTTCCAGGCCTTAGTTGGACTTGTCTTCATACTCGGAGCAAACTATACGTCCAAGAAATTAACCGATGAGAGCATTATGTAGTGGATTTGATTCACATATGATCTGTAAGGAGTGAGTGGGATGTCTGAAAACACGGCGAATCGAATATTCAACACGGTAAACGTCATTCTTATTATCATTACGATGGTGCTGTGTCTTGCACCATTCATTCATATTATTGCGATCTCGCTCAGCTCGAACCGAGCGATCGGTTCAGGTGAAGTTTCCTTTTTCCCCAAAGAGTTGTCCTTTGAAGCGTATAGCAAAGTGTTTGCAGATGGATCGATGATTCGTTCCCTCATCTATACCATTTGGCTGACCGTCCTTAGTACGGTGCTAAGCATGGCGATGACCATTGCAGCGGCATACCCGCTGGCGAAGAGTAACCTGAAGGGACGCAAGTGGTTCATGCTTGTCATTGTGGTGACGATGTTCTTCAGTGGGGGGATTATTCCCGAGTACATTCTGATCAAAAATCTTCATCTGCTCGACAGCACATGGGGGCTTATTCTGCCTGGATTAATTAGTCCGTTCTATATGATCATTCTCATTACCTTCTTCCGAGGTATTCCCGAAAGTCTGGAAGAAGCGGCGGGCATTGATGGAAGCAGCCACTTCGGAACACTGATGCGCATTATCTTGCCACTATCCCTTCCGGTTATGGCAACACTGAGCCTATTCTACGCGGTAGGACGCTGGAATGGTTTCCAGGATGCACTCATGTATATTACCAAGCCTGAGTTATACCCGTTACAATTGAAATTGTATCAGATGATTCAGCAAAACCAGATTACAGAACTGATGCAGAACGAAGGCATTGGTGCCGTTCAGGTCTTGCCTGAGAGTCTGAAAGCAGCCAGCGTTATATTCTCAACATTACCGATCCTGCTGGTGTATCCATGGTTGCAGCGGTACTTTATCAGTGGCGTAATGGTAGGTGCTGTAAAAGGTTAATAGAGGTTGTTCAAAAAGTTCACTTTTGATTACGAATGATGCCTTAGTGGCATCATCAGCATCGAATATGAAATTCAGCCGAAATGTCCGTTGCTCACGTAGTTGTCCTACGCTCCGCTACTCCATTTCTAGCTTAATTCCATCTTCTTGGTACTGAAAACTGATCTTTTTGAACACGCACCTATAGTCTCGGGAGGTCCATGACATGACACAACGAATGGTAGAGAAGATGTCAAAAGAACAGCAGTATCTAGTGAATCAGTCCATGTTGATGATGGATAGCTTCTATGACAAGGAAATGGATCTGCTTCGCAGTTTCGAAGAAGAGGATTCATCGCAACACAGCACACGAGCCAGTGCGCATTATGCGCTAGGGTTGTTGATTCGAAATGAACCTGGTGATGTGGAACGCGCGATACGAGTGTTCCACAAGGTGCTCGATGTTCAATATGACGCTCCGGATGAGATCTATCACGGAACCTTCGCGACCCGACCTAATGATGTGCATCCACCAGCGGGTCACTATGCTTGGAAATCTTTTGCGCCAGGCACGGCCTATTTCCTGGAACGCACCTTTGAGAAGGTGTCTGCGCAGTTTATCCATAAACTACGGGAAGATGGCTCTCTACTCACAGAGACGGCAGATCCCAAACAACTGAAACGTCTGTTTCATTCGGCAGTAAATCAGGTACTGCCACCGGTCTGGATCAGTTATGATCCCAATTGGCGCGAGTTTATCGCTTGTGTCTGTGTGGTCGTAACTGCCGAATTCTCCGAACTTCTGCCAGATACACTCATGAAACGAATGGATCATGCCATGGAATTGGCTGTTCAAGGGTCCATAGAACGAAGGTTATCCGACGTAATCCCCATGAACACCAATATTGAGTTAATGCATATTTTCATCACCCACTACTACGGCCATCGCTTGAACCGAACAGAATGGATTCAGCATTCGGATGAACAGGCAGAGGGATTCATGAAGGAGTTTGAGCAGTTCGACGGTACATTCGCTGAATTCAATACGACAACGTATTACGGGGTGGATCTGTCCGTGCTTGGCATGTATCGAAAGTATGGACTCACTCAACGTTTAGTTGAAATTGGACACCGGATTGAACACGGGCTGTGGAATAACATTGCGCTATATTACAATGCGAACCTGGAGAATCTCTCCGGCCCATTCTCTCGGGCGTACGACATGGAGATGCGAGAGCATAGTTCGATCGGTGTATTTATCTATCTTTTGCTCGGTGAAGGCTATGAATATCTGGCAGGAATCAACTGTGAGTCAGGTCATGATCCACTGATTGCGCTCCTTGGGGTGGATGTGCCCGCGGAAGCCGTGCCTTATTTCAAGGCTCATCAAGCGGATCGGCTTGTGCAGAAACAGTTCATGGAACTGTGTGAGCGCAATGATCCAACGTCCAATCGGAATCTATGTACGGCCAAAGCATGGATTGGTGAGGACCGGATGATCGGAGCCATGTCGGGAAGTGTGAATACCAACGGCCAGATGCATCCCGCCACAATTCACTGGCAGACCGAGACGGGGGAACGTTATTATCTTCGCTTAATTCGCCGTGAGGTAGGCGAGGGGTGGAACAGTCATCTGCGCGGAGTGACGTTTGATGCGGATCTCACGCCAGATTCGTTAACCATTGATGTGGAATTGGATACGGAGGAAGAGATCGACGTTTATTTTGAAATCAGAGGGCCTTCCCTTCGTCAGCAGGATATTACGCCAGCCTTATGGCAGTTCCCTGGACTTACGTGTACCGTGAAGACTGAGGCGCCTGAACCATCCGTGTTAATGTACGTGAATCATGCGGAGATCATCTATCGTTATGTGCCTGGGAAGACTGTGAATAAGATGAGATTTGAATTGACCCTGCGTGAAGACAATGGACAGAGGAATGAATAGATAGAGATCAATGGAATATGAATAGGCGATAGAATGAGAGGCAGGAGGAATAATCATGTACACGGACAAGCAGGAATATTCGTTTTCAACATGTTGGAACATCAAACGTCATACGACCGGACAAGGCATGATTGAAGAGATCAAATCTCTTGGATTCAGACAGGTTGAACTGAACTACAACGTCACGGAAGAGATGCTGAAGACGATAGAGCCGATGATTGAACGAGGAGACATCGGTGTATCCAGTGTGCATAACACATTTCCGCATGTGGCTGATCCAGATTATGGGACGGATTCCGTCCTGCTCGGATTTGATGACGAGCCGCGCCGCAAACGAGCGATTGAACTGTTACTTCGCTCTGCCGAGTATGCACATCGTTATGGCGCCAAGGCTGTTGTTGTGCATCCGGGTGAGGTGCCGTTTGAATACAATATAGATGAAGTATTGAAAAAGATATACCACGATCAAGGGCCGGACTCCCCGGCATATCAATCTTTATGGCAAGAGATGCTGGAAAAGCGGGAAGATGGCAGCGCACATTACCTGAGCCGGATTCAGGAGAGTCTGGAAGAGGTATGTGACTTGTCGGAGCAGCGGGGGTATGGAGTGAATTTTGGTATTGAGACCCGTTCACGCTGTTATCAGATGCCGACTTTGCACGAAGCGGGAACGATTATTGGACGCATGAAGGGCGCGCCGCTTGGTCTATGGTACGATATTGGTCACGGCATGATGATGGATCGAATGGGACTGTACGATAATGTACGTGAGGCTAACGCGTTGATTGATCACGTGGTTGGCGTGCATATTCATGAAACCGTAGGGTTGGCAGATCATTGGTGTCCGTACATTCATAGTAAAGACATGACTTTCTTTGATTCATTTTTGGATATTATCGACCGTTCACCAGTGAAAGTATATGAGCTGAAGGCGGCTTGTACACCGGAAGAGATTGATGAAAGTCATGGAATGATTACGTCTCGCATTGCTGAACGTCATGCGGCGCGTCAGCGAGGATAGGGAGCACACGCATCAAGCATGAATGCTCTTATAGGAAAGTAATTAACAAAT of Paenibacillus sp. FSL R5-0517 contains these proteins:
- a CDS encoding extracellular solute-binding protein — translated: MRLFQRRKAGKASSILAVVTAFTLLLSACSSGSESASSSGESGSGEKTTLKVEIFDRGNTPAGYTISDSYLTRFIQEKFGDPNNIDVQFVPVPRSEEVQKLNVLMASGSEVPDIVFTYDSGTFNRYAEQGGLTELTDLLNQSGPNLKKFLGDETLAYGQYDGQQFAVPGKRLVLGKYASYVRQDWLDALGLPSPETAEELHTTLKAFKEKDPGKVGTGLIPMGMSIASAQYEPLIWSFIEPLTEEQKYTLTQQLGSNDYPTLLPGFKDALKYMNTLYNEGLMSKDFGLDKDKKKLWEDVSNGKVGFYTEDAGEIYISGTYKNLQTNQPGAVITPIDAFKNSEGKFAKPAYAPNAMYVMIPKSSKNAEAAMKYLDWMASDNNLFDLQFGVENENYELVDGVPLIKDDASPEIAGRIYNSGDIAIIVNGKYVGDDKKNEEAYVVQVESKYRDDMRKSVAISNTDTIQPVRFSKPIDAEARYGNGLKDKFMEFFVKTTISKPADFEATYDSMMKDYMASGGQAILDERTEAYKAMK
- a CDS encoding ABC transporter permease subunit, translating into MKTSIYFRRNWQLYALLLLPMIYFIIFKYGPMYGVQIAFKDFNFFQGISGSEWIGLDAFREVFQNQGFYTALRNTLVLNMLDLLVSFPAPLILAILLFELKKAWFKKMAQTLLYIPHFISWVIIGGIVLQVFGTQSGFINNILMSMGFDPLPFLSDKNYWLFTYLAVGVWQSAGWGTILYLASLTGINRELYEAAEVDGASRLRRIWHISLPGIKTTIVTLLIINVGNMISIGFDRPFIIGNVAVREYSDVLSTFVYRVGLQSGQVTLATAVGLFQALVGLVFILGANYTSKKLTDESIM
- a CDS encoding carbohydrate ABC transporter permease, whose translation is MSENTANRIFNTVNVILIIITMVLCLAPFIHIIAISLSSNRAIGSGEVSFFPKELSFEAYSKVFADGSMIRSLIYTIWLTVLSTVLSMAMTIAAAYPLAKSNLKGRKWFMLVIVVTMFFSGGIIPEYILIKNLHLLDSTWGLILPGLISPFYMIILITFFRGIPESLEEAAGIDGSSHFGTLMRIILPLSLPVMATLSLFYAVGRWNGFQDALMYITKPELYPLQLKLYQMIQQNQITELMQNEGIGAVQVLPESLKAASVIFSTLPILLVYPWLQRYFISGVMVGAVKG
- a CDS encoding TIM barrel protein — encoded protein: MYTDKQEYSFSTCWNIKRHTTGQGMIEEIKSLGFRQVELNYNVTEEMLKTIEPMIERGDIGVSSVHNTFPHVADPDYGTDSVLLGFDDEPRRKRAIELLLRSAEYAHRYGAKAVVVHPGEVPFEYNIDEVLKKIYHDQGPDSPAYQSLWQEMLEKREDGSAHYLSRIQESLEEVCDLSEQRGYGVNFGIETRSRCYQMPTLHEAGTIIGRMKGAPLGLWYDIGHGMMMDRMGLYDNVREANALIDHVVGVHIHETVGLADHWCPYIHSKDMTFFDSFLDIIDRSPVKVYELKAACTPEEIDESHGMITSRIAERHAARQRG